A window of Candidatus Omnitrophota bacterium genomic DNA:
TAGCCGAAAGGCACGCGGAGCCGGCCTTCCTCATTAAAGCGCACCTGGCACACTCCGCGCTTGCCGGGCCGCATCTTGCAACGGTGGCCGCAGGCAACGCACTGCAGGGAGCCGGCGTCCAGGGGGAGGGTCAAGGCGTTGGATGATTTGGTGTATCGGTCTAACATAGTTGCCTTGCTGTCATCCAGAGAATCCGCCATAAGTTATGGCGGAGACCTGGGGAGCTGTACAGGACACAGATTGCTTCGTCGCTGCGCTCCTCGCAATGACGACGGTTACGCCCGCAATGGCAGACTGTGGTTTCAGACACCCTTGATTCTACCACTCGCAGAAACGGTGGCCAGGCCGGGCAAAGACTGCTAATCTGTTTACCGGTGTACCACCACTTTGATAGCCGGGGGGCCGGGGATGGCTATCTCCAGAGAACAACTCATTCAAGCAGCTGTGCAGCGCGGTTTGGTCAAAGCCCAACGCGTTAAGGAACTCGAGGGCATTTCCCGCAGATCCGAAGACGACCTGCTGGACCAGATCATCAATCATGAACGCATTCCCATTGCCGCCTTCTACCAAGCCTTTGCCGAGACGCGGCAACTTCCTTACATAAACCTTGCTACGGTCGTACCGTCTGAAACGCTTTGCAGCCGTGTACCCAGTGCCTTTTTGAGCCAGTACATGATCCTTCCCATCGGTGAACACGCAGGAAAGATCCTTGTGGCCATGGCTGATCCGGATGAAGCGCAGGCCATCAGCAGCCTGGAACAAACCCTGGGGCAGAAGATCGCGATCGGCATTGCAGAACCGATGGCTATTTCCACCATCCTGACGCGCCTGAGTTTTGCGGAAGGCGAAGTGCCCAGGACTTCTGTCACGGTCGAGCCCGAGTCCGACTCCGTTGAACAGCTCAATCAGATTCTCAAGGAAGCGCACTTGCGCCGCGCTTCGGATATCCATCTGGAGCCTCAAGAAGAGGGGCTTCGCGTGCGCCTGCGCGTCGACGGCGGCCTGCAGGAAATTATGTCGGGGCTTAATTCCAGCCAAGCGTTAAGCCTTATTTCGCGCATCAAAGTTTTGGCGGAAATGGATATTGCCGAGCAACGCATCCCCCAGGACGGCGGATTCACAGTCAAGCCTCCCATCCCAAAAGCCGAGCGCATGGACATGCGTGTAGCCACCGCGCCTTCCCGCTGGGGCGAACGCGTCACCTTACGTGTACGCAACAAGGCGGACAAGAATCTCACCCTCGATACCTTGGGTATGTCGTCCGCAACCTTGGCCCGGTTTCATTCGGCAATTCATCGTCCCTTTGGCATGGCACTGATGACCGGGCCTACGGGAAGCGGCAAGACTACCACCCTGTATGCGGCCATCAACGAAATCAACCGTCCAAATTTGAACATACTCACAGCAGAAGATCCGGTGGAAAGCATTATTCCCGGGGCCACACAGGTCCCGGTAGGCACGAGCGGCAAAGTGGACTTTGCCGGAGCCTTGCGCGCCTTGCTGCGGCACGATCCGGATGTGTTGATGGTAGGTGAGATCCGCGACTTGGAAACCGCAGACGTGGCCTTCAAGGCAGCTCTTTCCGGACACATGGTCTTCTCCAGCCTGCATTCCAACACGGCATCTGTGGCGATTGCGCGGCTCACGGATATCGGGTGCGAACCCTATTTGATCGGCGCGACCTTAGCAGTAGTCATGGCCCATCGCCTGGTGCGCCGACTATGTGTCGAATGCAAAGTCGCGCGCACAGCCGGCCGCGAAGAGTCGATACTGCTCGGCAACGAAGGGGCCCCTGTTCAAGTCTATTCGCCTAAGGGATGCTCCCACTGTTTAGGCACGGGATTTAAGGGAAGGGTCGGAATGTACGAGGCCCTTTGGGTGGATGAAGCCGTAGCAGCCACGATTACCAAGGGCGGCTCCCCCCATGAGATTGAAGAGGCGGCCGGCAGCAACCTGACGCCGTTGCGCGAGGATGCGCGCGCAAAAGTATTGGAAGGCGTGACGAGTCTGGAAGAGGTAATGACCGTCGCGATCTTATAGCTGATACCGCGAAAACTCTTCATTAAAGCTTAAGCTCCGCATATCCTTCATGCGGTCCAGGTAAACCATCCCCTGCAAGTGATCCCATTCATGTTGAATAACGCGCGCGTGGAATCCTTCAGCCTCAAGAGTTTGCGGCGAGCCTTCGCGATCCAAGTACTTGACTGTGATGCGCTCCCAACGAGGAACCTCACCCCGCAACCCGGGAACACTCAGGCAGCCTTCCCAATCCAAGACTTGCCCTCCACTCGTGCCTGCGAGCTGCGGGTTAATCATAAAGGTGAGCGGCACGATCTCTTCCGTCTTGCCGTACCGCTCGTTGTAGGTCTTCACTTCCAGGACCGCCACCTGTAAGGGCACGTGCACCTGCGGCGCGGCGAGACCCACGCCGTTGTATTCACGCATGGTCTCAACCATTTCCACGAGAAATCGCTGGAAGTCCGGAGTGCCAATCAGCTCCGGATCCACTTCCTTGGCGATTTCCCTTAAAACAGGATGGCCAATTCTGGAAATCTTCAGTATATTTGCCATACAGTGCCTCCGCCGTCATTGTGCGCGCAACTCACTCCGTCCTTGCGAGGAGCAAGGCGACGAAGCAATCTGTGTCCCACAAAGATGGCAACGCTTCGCTCGCCATGACCAACTGAGTTATTCGATTACGGTCACCTTCTCCATCACCACATCATCCGCCGGTTTGTCGCGCGCATCGCGCTGCACGTTGGAGATGGCTTCCACCACATCTATTCCTTCGACCACGTATCCAAAAACACTGTGATGATCGTCCAGCCAAGGCGTGGGTACCGTTGTAATGAAGAACTGGCTGCCGTTGGTATTGGGGCCGCTATTGGCCATAGAAAGCACACCCGGTTTGTCATGGCGCAGCCTGGGGGAGAATTCATCCTCAAACTGGTAGCCCGGGCCGCCCGTACCCGTACCGGTGGGGTCCCCGCCCTGGATCATAAACCTTGGAATGACGCGATGAAAAATAATCCCGTCGTAGAATCCGTCCTTGCTGAGCTTCACAAAATTAGCGACTGTATTCGGCGCTTCGTCCGCCCGAAGCTCAATGACAATCGTACCCAAGTTTGTTTCAATTTTGGCCTGTGGATTCTTCCCGGCCGCAGAACTATCTGGCATAACTCCTCCCAACATGCTAAGGCTAAGAACACTGATCGACAGGAACCTAAGAAATCGCAACTCTTCCCTCCTCCGCTGTGCACGCGTACTCCGTACGATCCACGAGCCCGGCCTTTTCGAACGCCGTGCGCCGTTCCCCGCACTTCTGACAAACTCCGCAGTGAATAAAACCCTCGGGGTCAATACAAGAAAATGTCCATTCCAGCGGCATGCCCGGCGCGGATTGAATTGCCGAGACCTTGGAAGATTCCGCCAAGGGAGTATGAATGCGGATGGTATTCTCCAGACCCGTTTCACTCACCTGCTCCAGGGCCCTAAAGAACGGCATGCGGCTATCCGCAAAAGGATTGCCCCTGAGGATACCCAAGGCCACATTCCCGATTCCCTGCAACTGGCAAAAGACCAAGGCCTTGGACAAAAGCAGCAGATTCCGGCCGGGCAAAAACACGCTTTCGTCAGGATCTGCAGCGGCAGGCACAGGGCCGTTGTTCAGACTCCAATGCGGCGGATACAAATCCGAGACATCCAGGGTGAGCACCCGAAGCGGCTCAATGAAACTCGTGCCGAGCCGGGGGCCCAAGGCTCTCAATAAGCGTCCGAGCCAATATTGCTCAGCCGCTTCCCAGCGCGCCCCTGTGGCCACATAGAGAGGATAGATTCTTTTAAAGCGTTGGGACAATTGGGATAACAGCACACCCGAGTCCAGCCCCCCGCTCACAAGAACGCAAACCGAATCCAAGACCTTGTGGGGCGTGGCATTGCGAACCATAGAGCATCAGCCTAACAAAGCGCCCCACCCCAAGTCAATCAGTGCCAGGCACTGGTGCCTGGCACCGGTGCCTGGCACCGGGGAAGGGTTTGCGGGGGATCTCGGAACCGATATATACTATTAGCCTTATGTACCGCGTAACCAAAGAAATCAATTTCTGTTACGGGCACCGTCTTCTCAACTACGAGGGCAAATGCAGGCACCTGCACGGCCACAATGGCCGGGTCCTCATCGAGCTGGAGGCCGAGCAGCTCGACTCCCGCGGCATGGTCGTGGACTTCGGCGATATCAAACGCACGCTTCAAGCCTGGATCGACGAAAACCTCGACCACAAGATCCTCCTCAATAAGGAAGACCCGATCATCCCGCATCTGCGGGAACTCAACGAGGCCTTCTTCACCATGAACGAAAATCCCACGGCCGAGGCCATCTCGCGCCTCATTTTTGAATACGCCGTGTCCCAAGGCCTCAATGTAATTCAGGTCACGCTCTGGGAAACGCCCACCTCCTACGCCAGCTTCTGCCCTGCCGGCCAAGGCGCATGGAGGCCTGAATGACTCAGCGGGAACGCTGGGCCAGCCGCCCCGCCTTTATCATGGCGGCCATCGGCAGCGCTATCGGTCTGGGCAATGTATGGCGATTTCCCTATGTCGCCTATTCCAACGGCGGCGGCGCCTTTCTCATCCCCTACTTTGTTGCGCTATTCACTGCCGGCATCCCGCTCTTGGTTTTGGAGTTCGGCCTCGGACAAATGATGCAAGGCTCTTCACCCAAGTCCCTGGCCAAGATTCATCGCAAATGGGAGTGGGTGGGCTGGTGGGCCCTGATGGTCGGATCCATGATTGCGTTCTATTACTGCGTCGTCCTGGGCTACTGCTGGAATTATCTGTATCACAGCTTCACGCTCGCCTGGGGCCAAACACCCGCCGAAGCAAGAGACTTTTTCTTCAACCAATTCCTGCAAATCACCGGTGACCCCGGCACCATCGGCGGCATTCGCTGGCCCATTTTAATCGGCCTGGCCCTGGCTTGGATGGCCAATTACTGGGTCATCGTCAATGGCGTCAAACGCATCGGCCAAGTTGTGATGTGGATGGTGCCGGTCCCGATTATCTTTTTGATTATCCTTTTTGTGCGAGCCATGACCCTGCCCGGCGCAATGGACGGCATCGCCTATTACCTCACACCGGATTTCAGCCAGCTTCTCAATGGCCGTGTCTGGCTGGCCGCGTATTCACAAATCTTTTTCTCATTGAGCCTGGGCTTCGGCATTCTCATGGCTTACGCCAGCCATTTGCCCCGCGATGCGGAAATCACAAATAACGCCTTTATTACCGCCCTGGCCAATTGCGGGTTTAGTTTCTTTGCCGGCTTTGTGGTTTTCAGCACCTTGGGATTTTTGGCGCACGCCACAGGCGCCCCGGTTGAATCGGTAATCGACAAGGGCCCGGGACTGGCCTTTGTGATTTACCCGGCCGCCATCTCCCAACTCCCGTTTTGGTCCCAACTCTTCGGCGTATTGTTCTTCGTGACGCTGCTCTTCCTGGGCATCGACTCGGCGTTTTCGATTGTGGAGGCCATTGTCACGGGCCTGAACGACAAGTGGGATATCCCCCGCCCGCTCATCACCAAAGCTTTTTGCTTGCTGGGTTTTTTGGCGGGCATTCCGTTTTGCACACGCGCAGGGCTCTACTGGTTGGATATTGTCGACAACTGGATGAGTAACTTCGGCCTTGCCGCAGTGGGCTTTGCGGAATGCGTGATCGTTGGATGGATGTGGAATACCCGAAAACTCACCCACCACCTGGACAAGGTTTCGGAAATTCCCGCAGGCCACGGCTGGGAATTTTGCGTCAGGGTCATCACTCCAGCGGTACTGGGGATCACCTTGGTCATGAGCCTCATCGAAGAATTTAAACGCCCCTACGAAAACTATCCTATCTGGGCGCTCTTTATGGGAGGTTGGTGCGTGACCGTGGCCGTGGCGATTTTCGGCATGTTGGTTGCCCGCATTAAGCCGGTCAAAACCTTTGTCGATAATCCGGAGGACAATGTGTCATGAACGCCTCCGCCATTGTCATGCTCTTAGTCGGTTGTACCGTGCTTTACGGCGGACTCGCCTTGTGCGTCGGGATCGCGTTGGAACACGAAGCTCTCAAGAAGCGTGCTTCCCGCAGAAAACACTAATTCGCTCAAACAAGTCTACTCTGCCCGGACGCATGCGCATCTTTGAGCCGCAGGTAGACTTTCACCCCGTCCAGGATCATGGCCTGCTGTTCCTCGCTGAGCTTTCGCGACAAGCGTGCGGGAACGCCCACCACCAGTGAACCCGGCAACACCTCCTGGCCTTCCTTAATCAGGGCGCCTGCCCCCACCACACTCCCCTTGCCGATCCGGGCGTGCGAAAGCACTGTGGCCCCGATCCCGATGAGCACCTGGTCTTCCACAACAGCCCCGTGCACCGTGGCGGAGTGGCCGACAATCACGTTATCCCCTAATATACAGGGCGCATCTCTATCCACATGCAGCACAGCCCCGTCCTGGACATTGGTGTTCTCGCCGATCGTAATGGCATTGAGGTCCGCGCGCAGAACCGCGTTGTACCAAATACTGGCGTTCTTCTTGAGCGTCACATCGCCGACAACTCGCGCGCCCGGCGCAATAAATACACCTTCCCCTATTACAGGTGTCTTGTCTTTGTATGTCAGAATTTGATCAATTTCAGTCATTAGGTATACCGATGCTCCTGTCGAAATTGTCTCACTTCCTCTGTCACGCGCTCATCAAAGTCAATCCGTCCTAAATCCCCGACCATGCACTTGATGGAGCCGCCACCCTTTTCCATAAACTCACTCACATTCACGCGTACGGGTTCCACGCCCTTTGCCTTGATGCGATCCAGGACTTCGGGACTCGCTGTATGAGGCAAAAAGAGCTTGTATCCGGAGTCTGTGCGCGCGCCGTAACAATTCGCTACAAACTTTCCGCCGTCTGGATCTGAAAGGGCGATAATCCGGTCGCCAAGCCGGTTTTTTAACATCGCCACAGAGTCCCGGGAAAGGGCCGACTCGTAGAGCAAAAGCCATTGGCGCCGGGGCCCAAAGGAACAGGCTACGGTATCTCCGTGGTAGTGCGCCTCGTTGACCAGGGTCAAACTCAGGATGCGCGTGCCCGGCCCCACAATCTCTTGCAAGCGGTGCAAATTGCGGGCATCGCTCCGGAATCCGTACACCCTTCGCACAAAAGGCGCTTGGGATTGGAGGGCCCAATGCTGGTCGATCACCGGGCCATGAAAAAATAGAAAGTCCTCGCCGCACGGAAAGAAATCAGCCTCCCCCTCAAAACGATACGGCATATTGGCTGCTCCAAAACCCATGCCCCGGACAAAACGCCAGTAATACCGCCACTCTCGCGCCCGGTGCGGAACCAGATTACTCAAATAAAAGGTCTTCTCGCTTGCGGGAATCTCTTCATCAGCCCGGTACAGAAAACCTCCGTTAGCCGGGTACACCATACCCGGCAATGCGGGATTTGGAGGAATCACAAACACGGCCACACCCGCATCGCGAAGAGTGCCGGCCAACTGCTGCCAATGCTTCAGCGAACGGCCCCGATCCACCCGCTTGCGTCGCCCCCAAGCGCTGCGCGTATGAGGATTGGCTCCCCCGCGAATTCGGAAATAGTGTGGGTCAGTCATCATGACCGCAGGACAGTACGACATCAGCGTATCAAACCGGGGTAAGACTCTCTATCCTTAGCAACACGTGAATCACTCAAAGACGCCACGGGATACACACACGTCCCCAGCACAGCGATCCCTGCCGGCGCATCATTTCCGCTGCGCTTGCGGCCGCCAAAGGGCAATTTCGGCGAGGCCTTGACCGTGGAATGATTCCAATTGATGACCCCGGCCTCCAGACGCCTAAACGCGTGCTCAAATTTTCGTTTGGACCGTGTGAAAACTGCGGCTGCCAAGCCGTAGTCCGTAGCATTTGCCAAAGCCAAGGCTTCATCCAAATCCTCGACAGCGTAGATCGCCATGTCCGGCACAAAGTGTTCCTCGTCACGATAGGCGCTCCCGGCTCCCTTGAGCCGTTGCTGGGCTAAATGCACAGAAGGCGTGCGGTAATAACCCCGCACACCTGCCTTGAAATTCTTTCCCTCGCGCAGCGGCTTAAAGCCTTCTTTACCCGCCCATGCGCACACCTGGCGGTGCCTCTCCACAGCCTGCGCATTAATCAAAGGCCCCATAAAGACTGAGGGGTCTGCCGGATCCCCCACCTGCATGCGGTCCACATTCTTGAGCAGGCGATGCACAAAAGGATCCACGACTTTGCGCTCCACTAAAATGCGGCTGCCGGAGGTACAGCGCTGACCCGCAGTAATAAAGGCGCCCACGCAGGCCTCGTAGGCCGCGATGGATAAAGAAGCGTCCGACAAAACGATCACCGGATTCTTGCCGCCCATCTCCAAACCCAAAAAAACCTCCGGCCGGTCCACCAGCGCGTGCCTCAACACCAGGCCCGTAGGCACCGAACCTGTGAAAAGCACCCCGCGGATCCCCGGATGCGCCACCAAAGCGCGCCCCACTTCCGCAGCGCCTTGCACCAGGTTAAAGACACCTTTGGGAAGCCTGGCGCTGTACCAGGCCTGCGCGAGCCACTGCCCAACAAAGGGCGCTTCTTCCGAAGGCTTGAACACCACGGTGTTGCCGGCCAAAAGCGCGGGCGCGATCTGGCCTGTGGCCAAATACGCGGGAAAGTTAAAAGGCCCCATCACAACCATCACGCCACGCGGCCTGTAGGCACACTGCCCGTTCACGCCCTTGCGCACAGCCACTTCATAGCCGTTCAGGGCGGTATTGGCGTGCTCCAAAGTGACGTCGATCTTGGACACCACCGCCGCCGCTTCCTGCCGGGCCTCCCACAGAGGCTTCCCCACCTCTCTACTAATAAGAACAGCGAGCTCTTCCCGGCCCCTGGACACTGCGCGGGCAAAATGCTTGAGCGCAGATACACGATGCTTGCGGGAAACATGAGACCACTGGGCAAAACTCTTCTGTGCCGCGCAAACCGCACGATCCGCGTGTTTGGGATCCGAACACCAAACACCCACGGGTTGGTCCAAGTTGCCCGGACTCTGGGAGACCTGACCCTGCTGATTGGGACGCGTGAACTTGCCGTCAATGTAATTACCGCGAAACGGAATCAAACCAGACATACCGCCACCTCGCCGCCTTCACTGATCTCCAGAATATCTGCAATAGGCTTCGGCAAGATGCAGCCTCCGCCCTTGGGCCTGCGCACTCTTGAAAAAACCGCCCGCACCTCCCCGCGCTTGGGCTCGGACATCACAATGGCCTCCGCGGATTTGGCCACAGACCCCGTACCGAGAAGTCTCAGGCTCTGTGTGTTTTGGATATAGCTAATATCCGCAGTCTGCACACCGTAGTGCGGGCCTGCATCAAAAGGACACACTTGGTTGAGAAATTCAAACCCCGCACGTTTCAAAATGCGCGAAGCAAGTTCCGCTCCCTCGCTCATCTTGCCGATCTCGCTGCGCGCCGCTTCACTCAGAAGTTCGGTATAGATCGGTTCCTTTGGAAAAAGCCCCATGATAAATTCACGATTGATGGCGCTCAAGCGATCCGCCTTCTCGTAGCTCATGCCCAAAAAGGGTTGAGCTACCTGCTCCCAAAAACTGTTCCGGCCGTTTTCCCAATGCCCCATAAATTCCACCAGCACACGCGAACGAAAACGATTCCGGTGGCCGGCCATATACGCAAAACGGGCCAGTGAGACCAAACACCCCACGCGGCGGCCCTTTCCGCGGTATGCAGGCAGCACCACAAGGCCTCCCAATTCCGTAGGACCGTTCAAGGTCCAGCGTAAGCGCCAACGCTCCCGCGCTCGATCAATGCCCAAGGTGCTGCTGCTCGCCTGGATTTCTTCACGGTCCAGGTATAGATGCGGCATGGTCTGCTTTCCGTGCTGCGCCACAATCAGCGCCGCTCCCGCGAGCTTTTGCGTTCCGATGTTCTCAGCCACAAACAAATAGCGCGCTCGCACCGGATCCTCGACGCGGCCCGCAAAGGATTTTTCGGATAGGGACAGGAGCTCGCGGATATACGTGCGATCGTTCGGGAGATTGTAGGAGTCCAGAGATTTTGCCAGTTTCATTACCTGGCTGAAGTCTTTGGGGCCTGCGTTGCGAATGAGGAACTTGTGGTTCACGGTGCTCCTTTGGAAGAGGGACGGACCTCGCAGAATTTCAGGGGACATATCTCTACAGGAGATGTGTCCCCTAGGTTCCTCGAGAACCGGCCCTGATTATTTTCTCATAGAATTGCGCAGCCTGATAAATCTGCTTTAGCCCGGTTCGTTCATTGGGCCGGTGGATATTTCCCGTAGACTTGCCGGGGCCGAACACTACAGCGGGAATTCTCCAGGCCTCCGCCAATATTCCGGCCTCCGTGCACGTCGGCTTGGTTGCCGGGGGTTCATCCAAATCCATCTCCCGCAACACGCGTTTTCCCGAACGCACAATAGACTCATTGGACGCTGTGCTCAAAGCCGGATTGTTCCGCTCTACCTTTAGCCTGAACCGGGCAGGCTTGAAGTACTCCTCCAATGACTGCTCCATTAATAAGAGGTAGTCCTCTGCTCTCTGGCCAGGCATGAGCCGGTGATCCAGGGTGAGAACAAGACGATGTCCGTTCACGCGAAGTCTGGTAGGGGTGATGCTCAGTTGGGGAGGATCGAACGCGCTGCTCACGCGGCGCTTCAGGCGCTTGGCGCGTGCTTCATAATCCCGCAACCAATCCATCAGATCCCGCAAAGGCAGCCCATGACTGCCTGCCTCGCCCAGGACCAGCTCACAGCGTTCCGGCACTTTGTTGGCAACGGTGCCGGCCTGCACTTCAAGCACTTCAGTCTGGGGTGAGCGGCCCCAAGTTTTTGTCAAGAACTCCAACGCCGCCACTAAGGCATTCTGCCCCAAATGCGGTGTGGCGCTGTGTGCGGTCTTACCCCGAAACACAATGCGCCGGCCTTTGCGCACTTTGGGCCGATGCCTGAGTTTGAGTTCCACTTCCACTACCAAATACCCTTTGTGCCGGGTGACCAATCGCAGTTCCGAGGGTTCGCCGACCCAAAGTTCTGCGGGCTTTTGCAATCCAGCCTTTTGCGCCAAAGCTTTGGCGCCCTGCAAACCGGTTTCCTCCGCGCAGGTGGCAAACATCGCGATGGGGCGTTTGAGTTCATTGGCATTGATCCGGGAGAACGCGGCGAGCTTGGCTGCTAAATCGGATTTTACATCCGCGACACCCAGGCCATAGAGATAGCGCCCCTTGATCACAGGGCTCCAAGGCCTGCCGCCGGTTGAGGTCCAGGCTTCTTTAGGTGTCGGCGGCACCGTGTCAGTGTGCGTCAGGAATCCCATGGGCCAGCGGCCCTCGCCCAAATACCCAATCACATTGAGATGCCGCTGCCCTGACAGACGCACGGGCTGGTAGCTGACTTCAAAGCCCAGGCTTTGCAAACAGTTCCCCACCCATAGGGCAAGGTCTTTGTTGGAACGGGAGCTGATCGTGTTGATTCGTATGAATTGGCTGGCGAGCTTGACAGGATCCAGCCCGGATATTGGAAGGGACTTTGAAGAGGCGCTCAACTTACCATTCTAGCTTTGACAGCACATCCAGGGTGCGCTCGATATTGTCTGTTTTGAGCACTAAGGATCCCTGGCCCTGGCCATCGGTGGCTGTGCAATAGGCGTATTGGATATTGATGTCCGCGTGGGCAAGGGCGCGCGCCACATGCGTGAGCGCGCCGGGCCGGTTAAAGAGATCCACGACCGCCACATCGTTTTCCGTGATGTAGAGCCCTTGGCGCTCCAGCAGAAGAACGGCCTTGATGTGCTGGTCCACTACCAGCCGGACTACAGCGTGGTCCACCGTATCGTGCACGGAAAGGGCGCTGATATTCATCTGACCTTCGGCGAGGATGCCGGTGATGCGGGCCATCAGACCGGGGCGGTTTTCGAGAAAAACGGAAATCTGCTTTGCAATGCGAATCATAGTTTAACCATTATACCCGGTGTCAGGCACTGGTGCCAGGCACCGGTGCCTGGCACCGCGCGAGCCACTCGCGGAACAGCCTCTGCGCCAAGGGTTTGAGTTGTGGGATGATCCGCGGAATCTGTTCGCGGATTGCTGCGGGGTCGACTCCGGCATAGAGCTCCAGCCACTCCAAGGCCATGGCCTCGGTCACTTCCAAATGGAATTGAAGAGCATAACTGTTGCGGCCATAGCGGAAAGCCTGGTTTGGAAACAGCCCGGAGCCGGCTAAACGCACAGCCCCCTGCGGAATCTCAAAGCCGTCGCCATGCCATTGGAAGGATTGGAGACATCCATCCGCGGCCACAGAATTCAGCAGCGGATCGGCTTTGCCCTCCTCACTAAGTTCGATGGAGTGAAAACCGATTTCCTTCATCTCCCCGGGACGCACCGCTGCCCCCAACGCAGAGGCCATCAGCTGGGCGCCCAAGCACACGCCTAATAGAGGAAGATCTGCCCGGAGCGCAGCAGCCAACCATTCCCGCAGCGGCCCCAAGTACGGATACTCATCCACTTCATCCACATTCATCGGCCCGCCTAAAACCACGGCGGCCTTCACCCCAGAACCCGGCAGAAATA
This region includes:
- a CDS encoding type II/IV secretion system protein, whose amino-acid sequence is MAISREQLIQAAVQRGLVKAQRVKELEGISRRSEDDLLDQIINHERIPIAAFYQAFAETRQLPYINLATVVPSETLCSRVPSAFLSQYMILPIGEHAGKILVAMADPDEAQAISSLEQTLGQKIAIGIAEPMAISTILTRLSFAEGEVPRTSVTVEPESDSVEQLNQILKEAHLRRASDIHLEPQEEGLRVRLRVDGGLQEIMSGLNSSQALSLISRIKVLAEMDIAEQRIPQDGGFTVKPPIPKAERMDMRVATAPSRWGERVTLRVRNKADKNLTLDTLGMSSATLARFHSAIHRPFGMALMTGPTGSGKTTTLYAAINEINRPNLNILTAEDPVESIIPGATQVPVGTSGKVDFAGALRALLRHDPDVLMVGEIRDLETADVAFKAALSGHMVFSSLHSNTASVAIARLTDIGCEPYLIGATLAVVMAHRLVRRLCVECKVARTAGREESILLGNEGAPVQVYSPKGCSHCLGTGFKGRVGMYEALWVDEAVAATITKGGSPHEIEEAAGSNLTPLREDARAKVLEGVTSLEEVMTVAIL
- the def gene encoding peptide deformylase; translated protein: MANILKISRIGHPVLREIAKEVDPELIGTPDFQRFLVEMVETMREYNGVGLAAPQVHVPLQVAVLEVKTYNERYGKTEEIVPLTFMINPQLAGTSGGQVLDWEGCLSVPGLRGEVPRWERITVKYLDREGSPQTLEAEGFHARVIQHEWDHLQGMVYLDRMKDMRSLSFNEEFSRYQL
- a CDS encoding peptidylprolyl isomerase; the protein is MPDSSAAGKNPQAKIETNLGTIVIELRADEAPNTVANFVKLSKDGFYDGIIFHRVIPRFMIQGGDPTGTGTGGPGYQFEDEFSPRLRHDKPGVLSMANSGPNTNGSQFFITTVPTPWLDDHHSVFGYVVEGIDVVEAISNVQRDARDKPADDVVMEKVTVIE
- a CDS encoding 7-cyano-7-deazaguanine synthase, which gives rise to MVRNATPHKVLDSVCVLVSGGLDSGVLLSQLSQRFKRIYPLYVATGARWEAAEQYWLGRLLRALGPRLGTSFIEPLRVLTLDVSDLYPPHWSLNNGPVPAAADPDESVFLPGRNLLLLSKALVFCQLQGIGNVALGILRGNPFADSRMPFFRALEQVSETGLENTIRIHTPLAESSKVSAIQSAPGMPLEWTFSCIDPEGFIHCGVCQKCGERRTAFEKAGLVDRTEYACTAEEGRVAIS
- a CDS encoding 6-carboxytetrahydropterin synthase yields the protein MYRVTKEINFCYGHRLLNYEGKCRHLHGHNGRVLIELEAEQLDSRGMVVDFGDIKRTLQAWIDENLDHKILLNKEDPIIPHLRELNEAFFTMNENPTAEAISRLIFEYAVSQGLNVIQVTLWETPTSYASFCPAGQGAWRPE
- a CDS encoding sodium-dependent transporter, which codes for MTQRERWASRPAFIMAAIGSAIGLGNVWRFPYVAYSNGGGAFLIPYFVALFTAGIPLLVLEFGLGQMMQGSSPKSLAKIHRKWEWVGWWALMVGSMIAFYYCVVLGYCWNYLYHSFTLAWGQTPAEARDFFFNQFLQITGDPGTIGGIRWPILIGLALAWMANYWVIVNGVKRIGQVVMWMVPVPIIFLIILFVRAMTLPGAMDGIAYYLTPDFSQLLNGRVWLAAYSQIFFSLSLGFGILMAYASHLPRDAEITNNAFITALANCGFSFFAGFVVFSTLGFLAHATGAPVESVIDKGPGLAFVIYPAAISQLPFWSQLFGVLFFVTLLFLGIDSAFSIVEAIVTGLNDKWDIPRPLITKAFCLLGFLAGIPFCTRAGLYWLDIVDNWMSNFGLAAVGFAECVIVGWMWNTRKLTHHLDKVSEIPAGHGWEFCVRVITPAVLGITLVMSLIEEFKRPYENYPIWALFMGGWCVTVAVAIFGMLVARIKPVKTFVDNPEDNVS
- a CDS encoding MetS family NSS transporter small subunit; amino-acid sequence: MNASAIVMLLVGCTVLYGGLALCVGIALEHEALKKRASRRKH
- a CDS encoding gamma carbonic anhydrase family protein, translating into MTEIDQILTYKDKTPVIGEGVFIAPGARVVGDVTLKKNASIWYNAVLRADLNAITIGENTNVQDGAVLHVDRDAPCILGDNVIVGHSATVHGAVVEDQVLIGIGATVLSHARIGKGSVVGAGALIKEGQEVLPGSLVVGVPARLSRKLSEEQQAMILDGVKVYLRLKDAHASGQSRLV
- a CDS encoding aldehyde dehydrogenase family protein, which encodes MSGLIPFRGNYIDGKFTRPNQQGQVSQSPGNLDQPVGVWCSDPKHADRAVCAAQKSFAQWSHVSRKHRVSALKHFARAVSRGREELAVLISREVGKPLWEARQEAAAVVSKIDVTLEHANTALNGYEVAVRKGVNGQCAYRPRGVMVVMGPFNFPAYLATGQIAPALLAGNTVVFKPSEEAPFVGQWLAQAWYSARLPKGVFNLVQGAAEVGRALVAHPGIRGVLFTGSVPTGLVLRHALVDRPEVFLGLEMGGKNPVIVLSDASLSIAAYEACVGAFITAGQRCTSGSRILVERKVVDPFVHRLLKNVDRMQVGDPADPSVFMGPLINAQAVERHRQVCAWAGKEGFKPLREGKNFKAGVRGYYRTPSVHLAQQRLKGAGSAYRDEEHFVPDMAIYAVEDLDEALALANATDYGLAAAVFTRSKRKFEHAFRRLEAGVINWNHSTVKASPKLPFGGRKRSGNDAPAGIAVLGTCVYPVASLSDSRVAKDRESYPGLIR